One Triplophysa dalaica isolate WHDGS20190420 chromosome 1, ASM1584641v1, whole genome shotgun sequence DNA segment encodes these proteins:
- the ankrd11 gene encoding ankyrin repeat domain-containing protein 11 → MPKGGGSKTPQLEDFPLNTDMVEKQGGKKDKDKGSSNKTPKLDRSDGVKEMKEKAPKRKLPFTVGANGDQKDSDSEKQGPERKRIKKEPTNTRKSGLAFGMGMPGIRAGYPLSERQQVALLMQMTAEESVHSPDTTPKHQSQSSLGQKGTPNSASKTKDKVNKRNERGETRLHRSAIRGEARRIKELISEGADVNVKDFAGWTALHEACNRGYYDVAKQLLAAGAEVNTKGLDDDTPLHDASNNGHLKVVKLLLRYGGDPHQSNRRGETPLNVANSQTMLNLLLGKGTYTSSEESCSDSSEEEDAPSFAPSSSVDGNNTDSEFEKGLKLKGKVMDPPKSNTTTPVKDEYEFDEDDEEERVPPVDDKHLLKKEFRKEPVIKANNFISIPKMEVKTYSKSNSLTPKKAVRRIVSDSNSSDEDDRTLCFIPTPAPRQPAPQTNVKSRDSTSASSKQQKEKSKVKKKRKKETKNNVSKEVRFGKVNDKFCTSDSEIGDIESEDDKGSMQSSNCVKDSSTLSLKEPSVFSSLSASSSSSSHGSLSSQKHTQSLAEQHPKQWRTDGWKTVSSPAWSDVSSLSDSVRTRLSSESDYSSADSSLESVKQVKKKVPDNRKKNNTHANAIDKKNSEFYKNSSTEGAISKTDKDGKVLKKHKVKHKHKSKEKDKAPSVVLSQDMNEKFVKSFSFDFDDSRQKSLIVETDSPSENRVKLSKHDKDHFKKDDRLSKGKSEDKEALRATKEEKSKKTKTSNKDKVSKEERDKPLKTEKERTIKDKDKAKEEKQKAHKDEKKKKSKDRSLKTDKKNEQKEDKHFKSEKSTKEEKSKRDKAVKEELDYDDYDSKNHLLEDAKISASDDPHHRWQSDVSSDSSLYGDDSWETPVKEYKANNAVKLIVETIKEESRERKKENKVKDKKPDHGEKRPEKDTTSKKKDKESSEKNAEKKKDWTDKQKFNSGMPVEKEKKRKESAEGVKEKKEKDAVDASRDRKDSYELTKERKDSKIKQESLRDDYGSEGFFKDKAENETTCKSDSRERNHSGKEREKKMDGVEKKEKSKGDKHKDKPKDRNLDQEKEKPEKNSVERSIKDKDPDRTSKDKRDVAKEKHKDSHSKDKDRKTTASEQNKEKKDKTSQDKHADREKDFMEFKKEERKPEKGREKTWYKIADIFTDESEDEDDNYNGGVAKLSDSLGLSDSHRKDSTPDRDEIDHFQTDKHKKYSADVKMQSTDKQKEKEHKEKKKEKATFDAGKERKGSMDKHKDKKDKDLTDTKHKERKDRASVDSNQDKKSKQKLLDKRDASEEKSKSKYKDKPEHLKEKKPSKGSGENEKSLLEKLEEEAMNDYKDDSNDRHSEISSDSFTDRGHEPVLSSLYDSPNISIPDASEERRESITISTPQDKFREKERHRHSSSSSSKKSHDKEKEKVKKEKAEKKDKSEEIRESYGRRESLPFEKETMPLEADPYTFPYGSKADGEDDLDKTLEFEKEMSKKDKTNSIINSEKIKDKKKKEKHKEKVKEEKHKYSDGFGSFRHSKDEQKSGLKENTQVASLKEKSKDDCSKFDGKSKDRSKDITDKDRTDINKAKVKDENDKFSQSKDTARKDTRPREKLLVDGDLRLTSFGQMLSLKDQETKEHLKRRKEKMKQMEKLRHRSADPKLKDKTKLNEELKKNHSELSSKKSASVETVLKEKKKEIVTPAQIMSPDRKAQPLDSQNSKDWLAAHQMKESLPASPRPDQNRPTGVPTPTSVISCPSYEEVMQTPRTPSCSAEDYPDMFENLECQNSSATMNACSPSFFDRYSNSSHNFQEGTCITPAKNMQLPLVSRSATSDVRRPLEVEFKAEAEKFLRQQHVLEVTPFESSASQLSEDKIAADRLNCLSPAYFSPPIDMMSPRPDLSQHDRIPEETSAVNSINDESEHPSGSIYNSYLMNPSTLVHRPDPQEPCLDIAAPPTPTPAALPPMDLDDLSEPHQSGPGLMPAHPGSVSDYLPPVAEEQEEEEEEEEEEEEEEEEEEEDDDFLEDAAEVNRAVEEAIQARDDPPYSLEIDESDRKSWLECPDIRREPDIVPVTPTHPEDSFMENSCDQSLGWNTEDLTKSPHDSYGEVEAAVSKISSPYSHHSDCDLSHIPNVIPVTPPHSTYSTAYSGSHYDVFKDAVEDISSPERPLSEQMESESPQLDTFFTDCKPNPEETHMDLEAPCMMHNDRQESPGYVAESTMSVAPLVSEDPVVSWADPFSGAADELDDLGPFSIPDLPFQEKEMQEPDITGPEIIESKHPIPQTRPPVSEPSEDVEMMDVDLATLSKAHCSPPIVPLQEPAHDLDTPICEEDYRPPFDLQPEPHSIPEVSAIKETLPEVKGTFEEMDGGNDDSLFSNEVVKDLEYMQKETAPDTVMPPVMTQVLEPPAATKQHQLVQNPVVALGPSCSPHSSVPLLTVPLPTVSLTTITQVSEALETTAKLSVTVPVPEPPKKLEEIPQRMTRKMAQMLANQNKLSAASSSSSLSSSASSSPITTSLTTSNVSVEKEKEPISSSTAQASTPAPALITKTKGRPIEDDDGQTQHPRKRKFTKSSQQHVQVQLVNTAMKQTREMIQQTLAVIVNAIKLDEIEPYHSDRSNPYFEYLQIRKKIEEKRKILCYITPQAPQCYAEYVTYTGSYLLDGKPLSKLHIPVIAPPPSLSEPLKELFRQQEAVRGKLRLQHSIEREKLIVSCEQEVLRVHCRAARTIANQAVPFSACTMLLDSEVYSMPSESQGDENKSVRDRFNARQFISWIQDVDDKYDRMKTCLLMRQQHEAAALNAVQRMEWQLKVQELDPAGHKSLCVNEVPSFYVPVVDVNDDFVLLPA, encoded by the exons GATAAAGACAAAGGCTCGTCAAACAAGACTCCTAAATTGGACCGCAGCGATGGTGTCAAAGAGATGAAAGAGAAGGCTCCTAAGAGGAAGCTTCCCTTCACCGTCGGAGCCAATGGAGATCAGAAAGATTCTGACTCGG AAAAGCAAGGTCCTGAGCGGAAGCGCATTAAGAAGGAGCCCACCAACACCAGGAAGTCAGGCCTGGCGTTCGGGATGGGCATGCCAGGGATCCGGGCCGGGTACCCCCTTTCAGAGCGGCAGCAGGTGGCTCTTCTCATGCAGATGACGGCGGAGGAGTCCGTACACAGTCCAG ACACAACACCAAAGCACCAGTCACAGTCAAGTCTGGGTCAGAAAGGAACACCAAACTCTGCCTCAAAAACCAAAGACAAAGTGAACAAGAGGAATGAGAGGGGTGAGACACGGCTGCACCGGTCGGCCATACGCGGGGAGGCACGCCGCATTAAAGAGCTCATCAGCGAGGGGGCTGATGTGAATGTAAAAGACTTTGCAG GCTGGACCGCACTGCATGAGGCTTGCAACAGAGGGTATTATGACGTGGCCAAGCAGCTGCTGGCAGCCGGGGCTGAGGTTAACACCAAAGGCCTGGATGATGACACGCCTTTACATGATGCGTCTAACAACGGCCACCTCAAA GTTGTGAAGCTGCTGTTACGATATGGGGGAGATCCTCATCAAAGCAACAGAAGAGGAGAGACGCCGTTAAATGTGGCTAACTCCCAAACGATGCTTAATCTGTTGCTGGGAAAAGGCACTTACACCTCTAGCGAAGAGAGTTGTTCAG ATTCTTCAGAAGAGGAAGATGCCCCATCCTTCGCCCCATCCAGCTCTGTTGATGGCAATAATACAGACTCAGAGTTCGAGAAGGGCTTGAAGCTTAAAGGGAAGGTCATGGACCCACCTAAATCCAACACCACCACTCCCGTCAAGGATGAGTACGAGTTCGACGAGGACGACGAGGAGGAGCGCGTCCCACCCGTGGATGACAAACATCTGCTCAAGAAAGAGTTTCGCAAGGAACCCGTCATCAAGGCCAACAACTTCATATCCATACCCAAGATGGAGGTTAAAACCTATTCCAAAAGCAACTCGCTTACACCAAAGAAGGCTGTGCGTCGGATCGTGTCAGACAGCAACAGCTCGGACGAAGATGACCGAACGTTGTGTTTCATACCCACGCCCGCACCAAGACAACCTGCACCTCAGACGAACGTCAAGAGCCGCGACTCGACGTCAGCGAGCTCCAAGCAGCAAAAAGAGAAAAGTAAAGTgaaaaagaagaggaagaaggaGACAAAAAATAACGTCAGTAAGGAGGTGCGCTTCGGTAAAGTCAACGACAAGTTTTGCACCTCAGACTCGGAAATCGGAGACATCGAGAGCGAGGACGATAAAGGCTCCATGCAGAGCTCGAACTGTGTTAAGGACTCTTCAACATTGAGCCTTAAAGAGCCCTCTGTCTTTAGCTCTCTATCTGCCTCCTCTTCGTCATCCTCACACGGCAGTCTAAGCTCACAGAAGCACACGCAGTCTCTGGCAGAGCAGCACCCAAAGCAATGGAGGACAGATGGCTGGAAAACTGTGTCCTCCCCAGCGTGGTCTGATGTCAGCTCCCTCTCTGACTCTGTCAGAACAAGGCTATCCAGCGAGTCCGACTACTCATCTGCCGACTCCAGCCTCGAATCTGTGAAGCAAGTTAAAAAGAAGGTGCCAGACAACCGAAAGAAAAACAACACGCATGCCAACGCAATAGACAAAAAGAACTCGGAGTTTTACAAGAACTCCAGCACGGAAGGAGCAATTTCCAAAACGGACAAAGATGGGAAGGTGTTAAAGAAACACAaggtgaaacacaaacacaaaagcaagGAAAAAGATAAGGCTCCAAGTGTAGTGTTGAGTCAAGACATGAACGAAAAATTTGTCAAGAGCTTTTCTTTTGACTTTGATGACTCACGACAGAAGTCACTTATCGTGGAGACGGATTCGCCTTCTGAAAATAGAGTCAAACTTTCCAAACATGACAAAGATCATTTTAAGAAGGATGACCGACTGTCCAAAGGCAAGTCTGAGGACAAGGAAGCTCTAAGAGCAACGAAGGAAGAGAAGTCAAAGAAAACGAAAACGTCAAACAAGGACAAGGTGAGCAAAGAGGAGAGGGACAAACCATTGAAGACGGAGAAGGAGAGAACAATAAAAGACAAAGACAAGGCCAAGGAGGAGAAACAGAAAGCCCATAAagatgagaaaaagaaaaaatccaaGGACAGATCtcttaaaacagacaaaaagaatGAGCAGAAAGaggacaaacattttaaatctgaaaaaagtacaaaagaAGAAAAGTCCAAAAGGGATAAAGCTGTAAAGGAGGAGCTTGATTATGATGACTATGACAGCAAAAATCACTTATTAGAGGATGCCAAGATAAGTGCATCAGACGACCCCCATCATCGCTGGCAGTCCGATGTGTCTTCTGACAGTTCGCTTTACGGAGATGATAGCTGGGAGACACCAGTGAAAGAATACAAAGCAAACAACGCCGTCAAGTTAATTGTGGAAACAATAAAGGAGGAAAGCAGGGAGCggaaaaaggaaaataaagttAAAGATAAAAAGCCAGATCATGGGGAAAAGCGTCCTGAAAAAGACACCACGTCTaagaagaaagacaaagaatcatctgaaaagaatgcagaaaagaaaaaagactgGACGGACAAACAAAAATTCAATTCTGGGATGCCTGTGGAGAAGGAGAAGAAACGGAAAGAGTCAGCAGAGGGtgtcaaagaaaagaaagagaaggatGCTGTGGATGCCAGCAGAGACAGAAAAGATTCTTATGAGTtaactaaagaaagaaaagattcCAAAATAAAGCAAGAATCCTTGAGAGACGACTACGGGAGTGAAGGCTTCTTTAAAGACAAAGCAGAAAACGAAACCACCTGTAAGTCTGATTCAAGAGAGAGGAACCACTCTGGAAAAGAAAGGGAGAAGAAAATGGATGGTGTGGAGAAGAAAGAGAAATCCAAAGGCGACAAACACAAGGACAAACCTAAAGACAGAAATTTGGATCAGGAAAAAGAGAAACCTGAGAAGAACTCTGTTGAGCGATCAATAAAAGATAAAGACCCGGACAGAACCTCCAAAGACAAGCGGGATGTGGCTAAAGAAAAGCATAAAGACTCTCATAGCAAGGACAAAGACAGGAAGACAACAGCATCTGAGCAGAATAAAGAGAAGAAAGACAAGACGTCCCAGGACAAGCATGCTGACAGGGAAAAAGATTTCATGgaatttaaaaaagaggagAGAAAGCCTGAAAAGGGGAGAGAGAAGACGTGGTACAAGATCGCTGATATCTTTACAGACGAGAGTGAAGATGAAGATGACAATTACAATGGAGGTGTTGCAAAATTAAGCGATTCTCTCGGACTCTCAGACTCCCACAGAAAAGATTCCACTCCTGACAGAGATGAAATTGATCATTtccaaacagacaaacacaagaaGTATTCTGCAGATGTGAAAATGCAATCCACAGATAAGCAAAAAGAAAAGGAAcataaagagaagaaaaaagaaaaggccACATTTGATGCCGGAAAGGAGAGAAAAGGCTCCATggataaacacaaagataagAAAGATAAAGATTTgacagacacaaaacacaaggaACGTAAAGACAGAGCGTCTGTGGATTCTAACCAGGACAAGAAAAGCAAGCAGAAACTTCTTGACAAGAGAGATGCAAGCGAAGAAAAGAGCAAAAGCAAATACAAAGACAAACCAGAGCacttaaaagagaaaaaacccTCGAAGGGCAGCGGGGAAAATGAGAAATCCTTGTTGGAGAAACTTGAGGAGGAGGCCATGAATGATTATAAAGATGATTCCAATGACAGACACAGCGAAATTTCATCAGATAGTTTCACAGACAGAGGTCACGAGCCTGTCCTCAGCAGCTTATATGATTCGCCTAACATCAGCATACCCGACGCGTCAGAGGAGAGAAGAGAGTCAATAACCATCTCCACTCCACAGGACAAgttcagagagaaagagagacatagACATtcttcatcctcatcatccAAAAAGAGTCATGACAAAGAAAAGGAGAAAGTCAAGAAAGAAAAGGCTGAAAAAAAGGACAAGTCGGAGGAGATCAGAGAGTCTTATGGCCGCAGAGAAAGCTTGCCCTTTGAAAAAGAGACAATGCCATTGGAGGCGGACCCTTACACTTTCCCATATGGTTCCAAAGCTGATGGAGAGGATGACTTGGACAAGACATTGGAGTTTGAGAAGGAGATGTCCAAAAAGGACAAGACAAACAGCATCATCAACAGtgagaaaataaaagacaaaaagaagaaagaaaaacacaaggaAAAGGTGAAGGAGGAAAAGCACAAGTATTCAGATGGGTTTGGCTCCTTCAGACACTCCAAAGATGAACAAAAGTCTGgattaaaagaaaacacacaagtcGCAAGCCTCAAAGAGAAATCTAAAGACGACTGTTCTAAATTTGATGGAAAAAGTAAGGACAGAAGCAAGGACATCACAGATAAAGATAGGACGGACATTAACAAAGCAAAGGTcaaagatgaaaatgacaaattcAGCCAGTCAAAAGACACAGCTCGGAAAGACACCCGGCCTCGAGAGAAGCTTCTGGTCGATGGTGATCTCAGACTCACAAGTTTCGGCCAAATGCTGAGTTTAAAAGATCAGGAAACAAAAGAGCACCTTAAGAGACGCAAAGAGAAGATGAAACAGATGGAAAAATTGAGACACCGGTCAGCTGACCCAAAACTCAAAGATAAAACCAAGTTAAACGAGGAGTTGAAGAAGAACCACAGTGAACTCTCGTCCAAAAAATCTGCTTCAGTAGAAACTGTGTTAaaggagaaaaagaaagaaatcgtCACCCCAGCTCAAATTATGTCTCCTGATAGAAAGGCACAACCTTTAGACAGTCAGAACTCAAAAGACTGGCTCGCTGCACATCAAATGAAGGAAAGTCTTCCTGCTTCTCCTAGACCCGATCAGAACAGACCAACGGGTGTCCCAACGCCAACCTCTGTGATATCATGTCCTAGCTACGAGGAAGTCATGCAAACGCCACGCACTCCATCCTGCAGCGCTGAGGATTATCCTGATATGTTTGAGAACCTCGAGTGTCAAAATTCCTCAGCCACCATGAATGCCTGCTCCCCATCCTTCTTCGACAGATATTCCAACTCCTCCCACAACTTCCAAGAAGGAACGTGCATAACACCCGCAAAGAACATGCAGTTACCCCTTGTGAGTCGCTCTGCCACCTCCGATGTCAGAAGACCGCTGGAGGTGGAGTTCAAAGCAGAGGCGGAGAAGTTTCTGCGACAGCAACATGTACTAGAAGTTACACCCTTCGAGTCTTCAGCCTCTCAGCTCAGCGAGGACAAGATTGCAGCTGATAGACTTAATTGTCTTTCTCCAGCTTACTTTTCACCTCCTATTGACATGATGTCTCCTAGGCCTGACCTGTCACAACATGACAGGATACCAGAGGAAACTTCCGCTGTCAATTCCATCAACGATGAGAGTGAACATCCTTCAGGAAGTATTTATAACTCGTATCTTATGAATCCTTCCACTCTCGTTCACAGACCTGACCCCCAAGAGCCCTGTCTGGATATAGCTGCTCCCCCGACTCCAACTCCTGCTGCCCTGCCACCCATGGATCTTGATGATCTCTCAGAGCCACACCAGAGTGGACCTGGTCTGATGCCCGCTCATCCTGGGAGCGTGAGTGACTACTTGCCTCCCGTTGCTGAGGagcaagaagaagaagaagaagaagaggaagaagaagaagaagaggaggaggaggaggaggaagatgatgatTTCCTGGAGGATGCTGCAGAAGTTAACCGAGCTGTTGAAGAAGCCATCCAAGCAAGAGACGATCCTCCTTATTCTCTTGAAATTGACGAGTCTGATAGAAAGTCTTGGCTCGAGTGTCCGGATATCAGGAGAGAACCTGACATCGTTCCTGTTACACCCACCCATCCAGAGGACAGCTTCATGGAGAACTCATGCGATCAGTCTCTGGGCTGGAATACAGAAGACCTCACGAAATCGCCTCATGACAGTTATGGAGAAGTGGAGGCTGCGGTCTCGAAGATAAGCAGTCCCTATTCTCATCACTCCGATTGTGATCTGTCACATATCCCAAATGTCATTCCTGTAACACCTCCTCACTCAACCTACTCAACAGCGTACTCTGGATCTCATTACGACGTCTTCAAAGATGCAGTGGAGGACATTTCATCCCCAGAGAGACCTCTGTCAGAACAAATGGAGTCAGAATCACCTCAACTTGACACTTTCTTCACTGACTGCAAACCCAATCCCGAGGAGACCCACATGGACCTGGAGGCCCCATGTATGATGCACAACGATAGACAAGAGAGTCCCGGTTATGTGGCGGAGAGCACCATGTCCGTAGCCCCGCTGGTCAGCGAGGATCCTGTCGTTTCTTGGGCAGATCCGTTTTCAGGTGCAGCTGATGAATTGGATGACTTGGGTCCCTTCTCGATACCAGACCTTCCCTTCCAAGAGAAGGAGATGCAGGAGCCTGATATAACAGGCCCAGAGATCATAGAGAGCAAGCATCCGATTCCTCAGACAAGACCTCCGGTCAGTGAGCCAAGCGAGGATGTTGAAATGATGGACGTTGACTTGGCAACTTTGTCCAAAGCTCATTGTTCTCCGCCGATTGTGCCTCTTCAAGAACCCGCTCATGATTTGGACACTCCCATATGCGAGGAGGACTACAGACCACCGTTTGACCTGCAGCCTGAACCACATAGCATCCCAGAGGTTTCTGCAATTAAAGAAACGCTTCCAGAGGTGAAGGGGACGTTTGAAGAAATGGACGGTGGAAACGATGACAGCTTGTTTTCAAACGAGGTTGTAAAGGACCTTGAATACATGCAAAAAGAAACAGCCCCGGATACGGTGATGCCGCCTGTTATGACACAAGTTCTGGAACCACCTGCTGCCACAAAACAACATCAGTTAGTACAGAATCCAGTGGTAGCGTTGGGTCCATCATGCAGCCCTCATTCTTCTGTTCCACTTCTAACTGTTCCACTTCCGACTGTCTCATTGACTACCATCACACAAGTGTCAGAGGCCCTCGAGACAACCGCCAAGTTATCGGTGACCGTCCCTGTGCCCGAGCCACCCAAGAAATTAGAGGAGATACCTCAGAGGATGACCAGGAAAATGGCTCAAATGCTTGCCAATCAAAACAAGCTGAGCGCTGCGTCCAGCTCATCGAGCCTCTCCAGCTCCGCATCCTCCTCGCCCATCACCACAAGTCTCACCACCTCCAATGTCAGCGTTGAGAAGGAGAAAGAGCCAATCAGCTCAAGCACAGCTCAAGCCtccactcctgcacctgcactcATCACCAAAACGAAAGGCAGGCCTATCGAGGACGATGACGGCCAGACACAGCATCCACGCAAAAGGAAGTTTACCAAATCATCCCAGCAACACGTGCAGGTTCAGCTTGTCAACACGGCCATGAAACAGACCCGGGAGATGATCCAGCAGACTCTTGCTGTCATCGTCAATGCCATCAAACTTGATGAGATCGAGCCTTACCACAGTGACCGCTCCAACCCTTATTTTGAGTATCTTCAGATCCGCAAGAAAATCGAGGAGAAGAGAAAGATTTTGTGTTACATAACACCTCAAGCTCCCCAATGTTATGCGGAATACGTGACGTACACAGGCTCCTACCTGCTTGATGGCAAGCCTCTGAGCAAGCTTCATATCCCTGTG ATTGCTCCTCCCCCATCGTTGTCTGAGCCCCTGAAGGAGCTTTTCAGACAGCAAGAGGCGGTTCGAGGAAAACTCAGACTCCAGCACAGCATTGAGAGG GAGAAGCTGATTGTATCTTGTGAGCAGGAGGTGCTACGTGTTCATTGCAGGGCAGCAAGAACAATCGCAAATCAGGCCGTTCCATTTAGTGCCTGCACGATGCTGCTGGATTCGGAAGTCTACAGCATGCCATCCGAAAGCCAG GGGGATGAAAACAAGTCTGTGAGGGATCGCTTCAACGCTCGCCAGTTTATCTCCTGGATTCAAGATGTGGATGACAAGTATGACCGCATGAAG ACGTGTTTGTTAATGCGGCAGCAGCATGAGGCAGCCGCATTGAATGCTGTGCAGAGGATGGAATGGCAACTGAAGGTACAGGAGCTGGACCCCGCCGGACACAAATCTCTGTGCGTGAACGAGGTCCCATCTTTCTACGTGCCAGTGGTCGACGTGAATGACGACTTCGTACTGTTGCCCGcgtga
- the slc22a31 gene encoding putative solute carrier family 22 member 31 produces the protein MEFETKIYPKIGGYGRYNRIVTLFSWFPNFAVSLNLFSDVFFTLVPESYHCKPDLTLLPSPGALGNLSRQEYLNLTIPWEKGSGFSRCELYKYPANLSSQTGNLLREAVLCTGGYEFSKPAGLQNNLVTEWNLVCDDYWKIPLHHICFMTGWILGYILFGTVCDWLGRRPSLLLSVVSSGLLGVMICLSNSPSTIPLLRLCQGLTLAGVFLSSYIARLEWCDPSHRLMVSMVSGFFAVFAELVLPGLAVLCRDWPVLQAVATLPLLLLLSYWCCASVFPESPRWLLATSQIYQAKICLQSFSTRNGVCVRDELFPAETLLSEIDETFGEDVQAKFHNVLEMRHTRVMWRNCLILGFTLFIGTGIQYCFTRNLHIYSPHFYFSYFLRVLTGALACIFLCITVDRFGRRGILLLSAILTGLSSLLLLALTQYLRGGLVLVLSVVGLLSSQALAMLSVFFGSEVMPTVVRGGSLGLIMAAGCVGMAASSLMELQNNGGYFLHHVVFASFAVLSVLCIMLLPESKHKPLPDSLKDGERQRRPPLFLPRIDRDNPPLLRTRPDACEYNRDSYSRLVSATKKMLAKDTLPFKITVSSQAPLLPSNGTSQETQNDSS, from the exons ATGGAGTTTGAGACGAAAATCTACCCTAAGATCGGTGGATACGGTCGATACAACCGTATAGTAACACTTTTCAGCTGGTTCCCAAACTTCGCGGTGTCGCTGAATCTTTTCAGCGATGTTTTCTTCACGCTCGTCCCAGAGTCTTACCACTGCAAACCGGATCTAACGTTACTGCCGTCGCCCGGTGCTCTCGGTAACCTCTCCAGACAAGAGTACCTCAACCTCACCATCCCGTGGGAGAAGGGATCCGGGTTCAGCCGCTGTGAGCTCTACAAGTACCCGGCGAATTTAAGCAGCCAGACGGGTAACCTGCTGAGAGAAGCCGTGCTGTGCACCGGAGGATACGAGTTCAGCAAACCCGCAGGCCTTCAGAATAACCTAGTGACTGAG TGGAACTTGGTGTGCGACGACTACTGGAAAATCCCACTCCATCATATTTGTTTCATGACGGGCTGGATTCTGGGTTATATTCTCTTCGGCACTGTTTGTGACTG GTTAGGTCGCCGGCCGTCTCTTCTGCTGTCAGTGGTTTCGTCTGGTCTACTGGGAGTAATGATTTGTCTTTCAAACAGCCCGTCAACTATTCCTCTTCTCCGTCTCTGTCAAGGCCTAACATTAGCTGGAGTGTTTTTGTCCTCCTATATTGCAC GTCTGGAGTGGTGTGACCCGTCTCACCGGCTGATGGTTTCTATGGTCAGTGGCTTCTTCGCTGTGTTCGCCGAGCTTGTGTTGCCAGGACTGGCCGTTCTTTGCCGCGATTGGCCGGTGCTTCAAGCTGTCGCCACGCTGCCCCTGTTACTGCTGCTTTCCTATTGGTG TTGTGCTTCAGTGTTTCCAGAATCGCCTCGTTGGCTTTTGGCCACATCTCAAATCTATCAGGCAAAAATATGTCTTCAGTCTTTCTCGACACGaaacggtgtgtgtgtgagagatgaGCTGTTCCCTGCTGAAACACTGCTGTCAG AGATAGATGAGACGTTCGGTGAAGATGTTCAGGCAAAGTTTCATAATGTTTTGGAGATGCGTCACACCAGAGTCATGTGGAGAAACTGCCTTATTTTGGGATTTACTCT TTTCATTGGCACGGGAATCCAGTACTGCTTCACTCGTAACTTGCACATCTACTCGCCTCACTTCTACTTCAGCTATTTTCTGCGCGTGTTGACCGGAGCGCTGGCCTGCATCTTCCTCTGCATAACTGTGGATCGTTTCGGTCGCAGAGGGATCCTGCTGCTGTCCGCCATCCTCACCGGCCTGTCTTCACTGCTACTGCTGGCTCTCACACAAT aTCTGCGTGGGGGGCTGGTTCTGGTCCTGTCTGTAGTCGGTCTTCTCTCGTCTCAAGCTTTGGCTATGCTCAGTGTGTTCTTTGGCAGTGAGGTCATGCCCACTGTTGTGCG TGGTGGTTCGTTGGGTCTGATCATGGCCGCGGGCTGCGTCGGGATGGCTGCATCCTCTCTGATGGAGCTGCAGAATAACGGCGGTTATTTCCTACACCATGTGGTCTTTGCTTCCTTTGCCGTCCTCTCCGTCCTCTGCATCATGCTGCTCCCGGAGAGCAAACACAAACCCCTGCCAGACTCCCTTAAAGACGGAGAGCGTCAGCGGCGTCCTCCCCTCTTTCTCCCACGCATCGACAGGGACAACCCGCCACTGCTGCGCACTCGTCCGGACGCTTGCGAATACAACCGGGATAGCTACTCCCGTCTGGTGAGCGCCACCAAGAAGATGCTCGCGAAAGACACGCTTCCATTCAAGATCACTGTGTCATCGCAAGCTCCTCTGCTGCCCAGCAATGGAACATCTCAGGAGACCCAGAATGACTCGTCCTag